The Suncus etruscus isolate mSunEtr1 chromosome 7, mSunEtr1.pri.cur, whole genome shotgun sequence genome includes a window with the following:
- the SKIDA1 gene encoding SKI/DACH domain-containing protein 1: MGDLKSGFEEVDGVRLGYLLIKGKQMFALSQVFTDLLKNIPRTTVHKRMDHLKVQKHHCDLEELRKLKAINSIAFHAAKCTLISREDVEALYTSCKTERVLKTKRRRAGRALATKAAPLQPSPPERAGAAAAAAAAAACSPRSAFWKDPQQLWRGLSAGAAARPLPISAQGPRPAAQHLPQLFSKYPGAPYPLDHLARSAGKAAGHFESESAPLPGNYVAFHSDPAYFRSLLCAKHPAAAAAAAAAAAAAAAAAAAAAYYHQASAGRGQPKAAAAAAAAAAAAAAAAAGAGAPASLTYRCKRRRGGGAKDGLLAAPHHVGARRLLLLRRSYKAKAAAAAAAAAAAAAATTAAGATCLERFHLVNSFCPPPPPPPPPPPPPPPPPAPAPHHHHHHHHHHHHHHHHHHRAHPPPRHHRPQAHLGSFPESGSSDSESSSYSDHAAHDSDFGSSLSSSSNSVSSEEEEEEEEEEEEEEEEEEEEEEGGSGASDSSEVSSEEEEEEEEEEDSSSESDSSSGSSQVSVQSIRFRRTSFCKPPSAQAQASYLYHLASATAATTTVTATKPAAFEDAGRLPDLKSTVKAESPEAEWSPQDWAPKASPVYCPASLGPCFTPEIRNDRVSEITFLHSEIASTGQRTDLTINCLAEGASPPSPKTNNAFPPQRIILPEPPRKGRPATPPTHCTDNHTIAARFSKRGSSGAAAHPEKDSKVPPCVEFATELPPSQTDLEVEVAAAAKAESLCTDTVDTTLPFLHNIKIKVEDSSANEEYEPDLIANKLKCECNDTKGEFDSVTESKEEDALLTTAKEGFSCPEKGTPSLIPLAQSQGLSCTLGSPKPEDGEYKFGARVRKNYRTLVLGKRPGLQTPPVKPNLKSARSPRPTGKTETQEGSLDDFTVISRRKKVASNVASAVKRPFNFMANFPCPPSLIIGQDGDLWPAYSLNTTKDSQPPHKAHPIWKWQLGGSAIPLPPSHKFRKFNS, translated from the coding sequence ATGGGAGACCTGAAGTCGGGGTTCGAAGAAGTGGACGGCGTGAGGCTCGGCTACCTCCTCATCAAAGGCAAGCAGATGTTCGCCCTCTCCCAAGTCTTCACGGACCTGCTCAAGAACATCCCCAGGACGACGGTGCACAAGCGCATGGATCACCTCAAAGTGCAGAAGCACCACTGCGACCTGGAGGAGTTGCGCAAACTCAAGGCCATCAACAGCATCGCCTTCCACGCCGCCAAATGCACGCTCATCTCCCGCGAAGACGTGGAGGCGCTCTACACCTCCTGCAAGACCGAGCGGGTGCTCAAGACCAAGCGCCGGCGGGCCGGCCGGGCCCTGGCCACCAAGGCGGCGCCGCTGCAGCCGTCGCCTCCGGAGCGCgccggcgccgccgccgccgccgccgccgccgccgcctgcaGCCCGCGCTCGGCTTTCTGGAAAGACCCGCAGCAACTTTGGCGGGGCCTGAGCGCGGGAGCCGCAGCGCGGCCGCTGCCAATCAGCGCGCAGGGCCCGCGCCCGGCCGCCCAGCATCTACCTCAGCTCTTCAGCAAGTACCCGGGCGCGCCCTACCCGCTGGACCACCTCGCGCGCTCCGCCGGCAAAGCGGCGGGCCACTTCGAGAGCGAGAGCGCGCCGCTGCCGGGCAACTACGTGGCTTTCCACTCGGACCCCGCTTACTTCCGCAGCCTGCTGTGCGCCAAGCacccggccgccgccgccgccgccgccgctgccgccgccgccgccgctgccgccgccgccgccgccgcctacTACCACCAGGCGTCGGCGGGCCGGGGACAGCccaaggcggcggcggcggcggcggcagcggcggcggcggcggcggcggcggcggcgggcgccgGGGCTCCGGCCAGCCTGACCTACCGCTGCAAGCGCCGGCGCGGCGGGGGCGCCAAGGACGGCCTGCTCGCCGCGCCCCACCACGTCGGCGCCCGCCGCCTGCTGCTGCTGCGCAGGTCCTACAAAGCCAAGGcggccgccgccgctgctgcggCCGCGGCGGCTGCAGCGGCCACCACCGCCGCCGGGGCCACTTGCCTGGAGCGGTTCCACCTGGTCAACAGTTTCTGCCCGCCTCCtccgccgcctcctcctcctcctccgccacCTCCGCCTCCTCCCGCTCccgctccccaccaccaccaccaccaccatcaccaccaccaccatcaccaccaccaccaccaccgggCCCACCCACCCCCTCGTCATCACCGGCCGCAGGCCCATCTGGGCAGCTTTCCCGAGAGTGGCAGCAGCGACTCGGAGTCCAGCTCCTACTCGGACCATGCGGCCCATGACTCCGATTTTGGCTCCAGCCTGTCCAGCTCCAGCAACTCGGTGTCCtcggaagaggaggaggaggaggaggaggaggaggaagaggaagaggaggaggaagaagaggaggaggaggggggcagTGGGGCCTCGGATTCCAGTGAAGTCAgctcagaggaggaggaggaggaagaggaggaggaggactcgTCCTCAGAGTCCGACTCCAGCTCCGGCTCCAGCCAAGTGTCCGTGCAGAGCATCCGTTTCAGGCGCACCAGTTTCTGCAAGCCTCCCAGCGCGCAGGCCCAGGCCAGCTACTTGTACCATCTGGCCTCGGCCACCGCTGCCACCACCACTGTCACCGCCACCAAACCCGCTGCTTTCGAGGATGCCGGCAGACTTCCCGACCTCAAGAGCACTGTCAAAGCGGAGTCGCCCGAGGCAGAGTGGAGTCCGCAGGACTGGGCCCCCAAAGCGTCTCCGGTGTACTGCCCGGCCAGCCTGGGGCCTTGTTTCACCCCAGAGATAAGGAACGATAGGGTATCCGAGATTACATTCCTACACTCTGAAATTGCCAGCACAGGCCAGAGAACTGACCTGACAATTAACTGCCTGGCAGAGGGGGCCTCACCACctagcccaaagacaaacaatGCATTTCCACCACAAAGAATAATACTCCCCGAGCCTCCTCGGAAAGGCCGACCAGCAACTCCTCCGACCCACTGTACAGATAACCACACAATAGCTGCTAGGTTCTCCAAGCGGGGTTCTTCGGGAGCTGCAGCCCATCCTGAAAAAGATTCTAAAGTCCCTCCTTGTGTGGAATTTGCTACGGAGTTGCCCCCATCGCAAACTGATCTCGAGGTGGAAGTTGCAGCAGCAGCTAAAGCCGAGAGTCTCTGCACTGACACGGTGGACACGACGTTGCCATTTCTGCACAATATTAAAATCAAAGTAGAAGACAGTAGTGCTAATGAAGAATATGAACCCGACCTTATTGCGAATAAGCTAAAGTGTGAGTGCAATGATACAAAGGGCGAGTTTGACAGTGTGACTGAAAGTAAAGAGGAGGACGCCTTGCTAACCACAGCTAAGGAAGGCTTTTCCTGCCCTGAGAAAGGAACGCCTTCCTTAATTCCACTGGCTCAGAGTCAGGGCCTCTCATGCACTTTAGGTTCTCCAAAACCTGAGGATGGGGAATATAAATTTGGTGCCAGGGTGAGAAAAAATTACCGGACGCTAGTCTTGGGAAAGCGACCTGGACTTCAGACACCTCCAGTCAAACCAAATTTGAAATCAGCTAGAAGTCCTCGTCCCACAGGTAAAACTGAGACACAGGAAGGATCACTGGATGATTTTACAGTTATAAGCAGACGTAAAAAGGTAGCCAGCAATGTAGCATCAGCGGTGAAAAGGCCATTTAATTTCATGGCAAATTTTCCCTGCCCACCATCACTCATTATCGGGCAGGATGGGGATCTGTGGCCGGCGTATTCCTTAAACACCACTAAGGATTCCCAACCTCCTCACAAGGCCCATCCTATATGGAAATGGCAGCTGGGCGGTTCCGCAATACCTCTTCCTCCTAGTCACAAATTCAGGAAATTTAATTCATAA